In the Arachis stenosperma cultivar V10309 chromosome 8, arast.V10309.gnm1.PFL2, whole genome shotgun sequence genome, tataatttttaatattataaatattttctcgcataataattaatcctaataaataaaaaatacttatattttttatttatctattttatattttttaaaatacaaaatttttacctttatataataaaatatgtgataattttatatgtatgtatgtattatctattaattttttatatattaaataattataataatataataacattaaaattagataatatattaaatttgtaatattaaaactaaaaaattatatattttactctcagatttaacaaaatatatttttattaattatatatgataaaaaatattttataaaagatatTTGTACACcaattttcatatatatatatatatatatatatatataaaagtttgGTCGAGTtagagaataaaatatttaaccagaaaaataaaaaaattatcttattataatatataattataaatattatatatatgaaactataaatattaaatctaaaaaataatttaaaattatcatCTACTTAATGTTTccataaaataaatatgaacaagaaaaattagaagaggaaataaaaaaaatgacatATATATTAGAGtgtctaaaaaataaaagaatatatatcAATTCTATAACAGTCACGATTACACACacatatgatatatatatatatatatatatatatatatatatatatatatatatatatatatatatatgtagctaatacatattatttatttagtttttctaaaaaatattaaaaaatatcttttcatgtattatattaaataaactatattttgacaaatatttgataaaaaattatattatataataatatttttaacaaaaatagttaGTTAATAAGTATTGAATATAATAGTCTCATTAtttatcaagtaatataaaataaaatttaattattttatatttttatgttatagtttaaaatattattttactataattttttatattataaaatttttttgcataataattaattttaatggataaaaattatttatatttttgtatttatatgttttatatttttaattacgtaattttgattaatttaggttttactaatataaataaatatataatgtgaGAAACATGtatttagaattatattatttattctattttttctaaaaaatttaaaaaataaaaaaattaatattttcatatattatatataatattttaaataaattatcttttttaaatgttttgataaaaaattatattatataataatatctttaacaaaaatagttagttaataaattttgaatataataatctaatcaTTTGTCAagtaatacaaaataaaattttaattattttatatttttatgttacaatttaaatattattttaatataattttttaatattataaaaatttcttacataataattaatctcaataaaaaaatactcatattttttgtatttatatattttatatttaattatttaagaataaaatgtTCTATTGCCATTTAAAGTATTATATATTAAGGTATTGTtatttaaagtatttatttatatactaagaTATTCTGTATTTATTAGAGTCTATGAatgttctttttttattttagcttttaatttttatctaataaattctaatagtatatataaatatgaCACATccaataaatacataaatattgCGCTCATTTTAGAGTAcccttttattctttatttacTCAAAcctctaattttttattctgataTAAGTGTATTAACCCGGGccatgcacgtgataagattgaaattataattttaaattattttgttaagattaatttaaattttaataatttgattaataaaaatataacatgttatgtattatttatttttttctaagcTAGTGTTAAATATATTAACTCTAAAATAGCTATTAATTGGTTTTAGTAATCTATTTTcttcaataaattaaatatatatattcaatgTGACCATAAATAACTTAATAATACTTAGACCCACCAATAAATTTTTATACGTTGTTTTACTGTCAAGTAATTAAGAACATATCAAAATTagctcaaaataaataataaattattagagaattctaatgcataaaattttctaataaataatacataatttaaatctactaaaaaataACTCAACACTTTTCTTTGATGCCTGCAAAATATATACCtgaaataatattatatcaatgtTAGTATACAGTTTTACAATCATCGACTGTATTTATTATACATGACTCCTTCTTAAAAGTTATTCTATACATGTGTGCAGTCAGAAGATAAATTactggattttattttatttttctaaattattataattatgcattatttattaaatgctaattgtaatattgtaatatagtcaccaaaaaaatataatattataatataattataataaagatatttttctaaaataaatttaaaagagagaatagtactttcattttggagggaaaatgaattcatgaagaattgatacctcacttttattagttgataatgtattaaatattgattttatataattataataaaaatatttctctaaattagtataattatgcattattcgttaaatgttaattgtaatataattataataaatatatttttctaaaataaatttagaaaaaaaatagtgatttcattttagagaaaaaatgaattcatgaggaattaacacctcacttttattagttggagaaaaaatccaattttagtatattttgtcattattatacatttttctctaatcatatatccattattttcttttctttgtttcagCATTTTAAACGTCGGTTTAACTTCTCGTAGTTCTCACTTCTCAGTCATTCTATTAGATGTAGTTGATAACTATTGAAATTCTTTGATTAATATaggaaaaatatatattattatatgataaaattaatatgagtatattttattattaaataaacaaagttaatataaaataaaattatacataaaaaagcaaagaaaataaaattaaaatagcaaaagtgataaaaagattatttttataattttgttttgtcatttttatgtatagaagattagaaagtagtaaatttttaactaaattaatttatatttgttgtattcaatttaaataagtaataaattagcttattttaatttattccttaaatttatatatcataaaaattaaattaaataattaatatacataattttaaattgtgtgatacttaaatatctattcaaatcaattagttgatataattaattcaaattgactttaatgagttaaacaaaataaagtaGAAGCATGCTCCGTTGATTCTATCATTAAAggtaaaaatttgatttttatataatagaatagataataGAATAGACGgcgaaaaaaagaaatataaacaTTTTAAATCCTAAGTTGTTTTATTTGGATGTTGCAATGTGGGTATCACATTATTTTACTTATTCTACCCTATTGACCATTTTATAACTTTATTTCCATATCAATGGAATTTCACTACCTTTGAgtactaaattaaaattcaaaataaaactgaaaaagaaGAGTAAAGAGTAAAAATTATTGATTGAAAAACactctaaataataaaaagctaaattaactttaatattaaattcattaatacgattttaattttatataatagttaGAAAATAGATTAGTAAAAGCAAATGGAAGAATGGTTTTAattagtatttgataaaatattcatttagaataattaaaaaatataaaattatgatattattaaaaataatacatttgtatgttaaaaaaattatatttaaataaaatatttataaaatataaaatttagagtaaCATAACTTCATGAACATTAATCATTAATCAATTATGaactaacataaaattataatataatttatttattaaaaaataatcaataattaatattaataaatataaaaatcatctaaatattattttaatattataaaaatttcttacataataataaatctcaatgaaaaaatactcatatttttttgtatttatatattttatatttaattatttaagaataaaatattctATTGCCATTTAAAGTATTATGTATTAAGATAttgttatttaaaatatttatttatgtactaaaatattctatatttattagagtgcatgaatgttttttttttattttagcctttaatttttatctaataaattctaataatatatataaatatgacACATccaataaatacataaatattgCGCTCATTTTAGACGTACCCATTTATTCCTTACTTACCCAAAcctctaattttttattctgataTTACATAATAATATACATTAAATAGAACGATGTTAAATAGAAATTTGAGAATCGATAATAGGCCTTTTATGGAATGCCAATATATTCTTATAAattgtatttataaataaaaaatatcttgtgatttataattttccatttgcgaattgtaatttttaaattaaaaaaatattttttttataatataccCTTCACAAATTATTTGTGTCACAAATATTCTCATAAATttgttaaatattaaattacatcAACACTAAAacgatatataaaaaaaattagtcaccCAACTcccttctatttttattttttagttctctctctctcttgcaCACTTGTACTATTCTTTTTACTTTTGTTAATCTTGTTAccattaattttcttttgtccTTTATTATCTCGTATGAGGATTTTCACTTTTTTCAGTCAAAAGTCATGACAGCACCAATGACCATAAACTTAATAACAGCAGTGTACAGAGAAACAGCCACCAAACAATAAATATGGATGGTGGGCCTAACACCAAAAACTACAAATAGATATTAAGATATATTCACaagaaatataattatataataataccACGGCTCTAAAAGCACAAAGAAACCTTTCTTCGTTCCTTACGGTTACGGATATATAAGATGGTCTTTTCACCCAACATCACATTTTCATAGTAGAAAAAAGGCCAACAAAAGCCTTCTGAGAACCGTTTCGGGAATAGAGCGAGCGAGCAAGCAAAGCAAATTAAACCGAAGCAAggtgaaaaagataaaagagaaaagagcgCACACACTGATATTGTGGTTTGTGGGGAACAGGGGACAAAAATGCAATTAGCAACGCtcccaaaataataataaaagaaataaaaaatacaagaGACGCCAGTCTCAGACCTTAGCACTGTATTTTGCTACTGAGTTGCCAGCTCCCACATTGTTCTTCCTTCCAATGGCACTAACAACGGCTACATTCCTCATCTTCACGGCTGTGGCGTACTTCACCACAATAACCATCACCTTAACGTGCGCCCAACAAACTAGGAGCACAGTAACCATCGCCGAGATCGAGGCCTTAACGGCGTTTAAGATGAACCTCCGGGATCCAATGGGCTCCCTTGACGGCTGGGACCCTTCAACGCCGTCAGCGCCGTGCGACTGGCGTGGCGTCCTCTGTTACAATCACCGAGTCTTCGACCTACGCTTACCACGTCTCGAACTCGGTGGCCAACTCACTAACTCGCTCTCCAAACTCACTCAGCTCAGGAGGCTCAGCCTCCACTCCAACAACCTCAACGGTCCTATCCCTCACTCCCTCTCCGACTGTCTCCTCCTCCGCGCAGTCTACCTCCACAACAACTCCCTCTCCGGCCACCTCCCTCCGCCGCTCCTCAACCTCACCAACCTCCAGGTACTTAACCTCGCCCACAACCTTCTCTCCGGAACACTCATCGGCGACATAACGGACTCCCTCCGGTACCTCGACTTGTCATCCAACACATTCTCCGGCGACATTCCGGCGAACTTCTCCTCCAAATCTCAGCTCCAGCTAATCAACTTGTCCTACAATGGCTTCTCCGGCGGGATTCCGGTCACCATCGGAGCTCTAAAGAAGCTCGAGTATCTCTGGCTTGATTCCAACAACTTGCATGGGACCTTACCTTCAGCTCTCGCAAACTGCACCAACCTCGTCCACGTCAGCGCCGAGAAGAATGCCATCGGAGGGTTAATCCCTTCAACAATGGGGACGATGCCGAAGCTTCAGGTTCTGTCCCTTTCAACGAATAACCTTTCAGGTTCGGTCCCCACTTCGTTGTTGTGCGGTTCTTCGTCCCTTCGAATCGTTAAGCTTGGCTTTAATTTTCTCACGGGAGTTTCCGAGCCGCAAAGTACAAAGAACTGCGTCATCAACAGCGTCTTGGAAGTTTTTGACATTCAACAGAATCACGTTGTTCACGCTGAGTTTCCTTCTTGGTTAACTAGTGCCACGTCACTGAAAGTTCTAGATCTCTCTGGAAACTCGTTTTCGGGCACTCTACCTTCGGATATCGGAAACCTCTTCATGCTGGAGGAACTAAGAGTGGCGAATAATTCTTTACACGGAGAAGTTCCGAGCGGCATTGTGAATTGTAGGTTTTTAAGGGTTCTTGATCTTCAGGGGAACCGATTCTCTGGCTCTATTCCTTCATTTCTTGCCGAACTTGATAACTTGAAGATGCTATCACTCGCTGGAAACGTGTTCACCGGTTTTATTCCCGCCAGTTATGGGACACTCTCTGCGCTTGAGACTTTGAATTTAAGCAATAATAATCTGACTGGCACTGTGCCCCCTGAGATAATGCATTTAGGGAATGTGAGTGCTCTGAATCTCAGCAACAACAGATTCTCCAGTCAAGTTTTACCTGATATCATTGGGGAGTTGAAAGCTTTGGAGATTCTTAATTTAAGTCAATGTGGATTCTACGGAAAGGTTCCTGCTACGCTAGGAAGCTTGATGAAGCTAACTGTGTTGGATTTGAGCAAGCAGAACCTTTCAGGTGAATTGCCAATTGAACTATTTGGTCTGCCAAGTTTGCAAGTTGTTGCGTTTCAAGAGAATCAATTGAGTGGTTCTGTTCCCGAGGGTTTCAGCAGCATTGTTAGTCTTCAGTATCTTAATCTCACTCATAATGCATTCTTTGGGGAAATTCCACCAACCTATGGATTCCTGGATTCCTTGAGTGTTCTCTCTCTGTCTCACAACAGCATTTCAGGTTCAATACCTCCTGAGATTGGTGATTGTTCTCAACTTCAAGTGTTGGAGCTGCATTCAAATCGTTTGGATGGTAACATTCCGGATGATATCTCGCTCCTTTCACATTTGAAGGAGCTTAATTTGGGACACAATAGATTGAAGGGTGATATACCAAATGAAATATCACAATGTTCTGCTCTGATTTCACTCTTGTTGGATGATAATCAATTCACAGGTCATATACCAGAATCCCTGGCCAAATTATCAAACTTGTCCTCATTGGATCTCTCCTCGAAtcaattgaatggagaaatTCCAGTTAGCCTCTCTCAAATTAATGGTTTGAAGAATCTAAATCTGTCCAACAATGAACTTGAGGGTGAGATTCCACAAATGCTTGGTTCAAGATTCAATGACCCTTCCGTGTTTGCATTGAACCAAAACTTATGCGGCAAGCCTCTGCATAGAGAATGCGCAAACGTaagaaggagaaagaggagaagaCTAATAATCTTCATAGGCGTGGCTGTGGCTGGACTAATCATTTTGGCACTGTGTTGTTGCGGCTACGTTTACAGCCTCTGGAGATGGAGAAACAAGCTCCGGCAAGGGGTAACCggagagaagaaaagaagcCCCACAAGCACAAGCACGGGAGAAAGAGGCAGAGGAAGCGGTGAAAATGGAGGACCAAAGCTAGTAATGTTCAACAACAAAATCACATATGCGGAGACATTGGAAGCAACAAGAAACTTTGATGAGGAGAATGTGCTGAGCAGAGGGAGACACGGTCTTGTCTTCAAAGCTTCCTATCAAGACGGCATGGTCCTCTCCATTCGCCGCCTCACTGACGGATCCATCAACGAGGCCACGTTTCGCAAAGAAGCAGAGTCACTAGGAAAAGTAAAGCACCGAAATTTAACTGTTCTTCGTGGATACTACGCAGGAGCACCAGATGTGAGGCTCCTTGTGTATGATTACATGCCAAACGGGAACTTAGGAACATTGCTTCAAGAAGCTTCGCAACAAGACGGACATGTGCTGAATTGGCCAATGCGGCACCTCATTGCACTGGGCATTGCTCGAGGGCTAAGTTTCTTGCACTCGGTGCCAATTGTTCATGGTGATGTGAAGCCTCAAAATGTTCTCTTTGATGCAGATTTCGAGGCCCATTTGTCCGAATTCGGGTTAGAGAGATTAACCATAGCAGGAGCAGCAGCAGCAGAAGCTTCATCGTCTTCAACCCCAGTTGGTAGCTTAGGTTATGTGTCACCGGAAGCAGCATTAACGGGGCAAGCAACGAAAGAAGCAGATGTATACAGCTTTGGGATCGTGTTGTTGGAGATTCTGACTGGGAAGAAACCAGTGATGTTTACGCAAGATGAGGACATAGTGAAGTGGGTGAAGAAGCAGTTACAAAGGGGTCAGATTTCGGAGTTGTTGGAACCTGGTTTGCTTGAGATTGATCCTGAATCTTCCGAGTGGGAAGAGTTCTTGTTGGGTATAAAGGTGGCTCTGTTGTGCACATCACCTGACCCTCTTGATCGCCCTTCCATGCCTGACATTGTTTTCATGCTAGAAGGTTGTCGCGTCGGACCCGATATACCTTCCTCCGCCGATCCTACAACACTGCCTTCCCCTGCAtgattcttttttaattatccAATCAAATCTAATCATTATTCTCGTTAATTGTTGTTGTAGAAATTTGCTTTGTAGTTTCTAatcattcttttttctttgttgttCGGTTACTATGATTACGATAGTAGTTAATTTTTATCCGCATGTTGACTTATGGTCAAAGCGGGAGAGAGCCTTATCCcgccaaaaggagaagctattttgtatcaaaatattatttgaacactaaaattagtctctaaaattaattagtaatatatttatgtttaattaGTCCCAgattaattagtaatatatatgtaatttaatttaattttaatatgtattatattttaatatataatttattttgctGGTTGAttctgatatatatatatatatatatatatatatatatatatatatatatatatatatatatatatatatatatatatatatatatatatatatcgatTTTGTATTGTTGTCGTGGAATTGGAGAAAGCTATGTTGACACGTGTCAATCTGGGAAGCTATTGGAAAGTAACCGTTAATCTAACATGGAGCTTGGCATAATATGGAACAGAAACAGACAAATACTCATCAAAACTGGCGAATGGGACCTCTCAGTTTGTCCAAAtcagattttgtttttcacttatTAATTTATTGGTATGATTTTGATTTATTATGGAAAATAATATATACAGAAAACCTTGTCCAGTGCAGGCAGTCAGTAACCGTtaattccttttttttatttattttgtgaaaattctgGTTCTAAGTAAGAagtaattttcttattttctagGTAGCAGCCAGCCAGGAAAAACCTGATTaaatattgtttaaaaaatgCTATTGAATATTGATAAAGAAACACAGGAATGTGTATaccaaaattatttattaaaattaatcatcagtataaaatatataataaaatataaatactattaaaaataaattaaattatacatatatttatatataaatatattaataactgattttaacagctaattttaatatacaaataataattttgtaaaattttatatttggatTCTGAaccttttttaattataaatatatttattgaaATATCAGTGTATCCGATGCCTCTCAAATTCTTCCTGTACTAAATACTTATATAGAGATAGAGTATTTTTCGCTATTTTCTCTGCGAACCGGTACCACCAACACTTTATATGTGTAATTTTGCCATTTGATATTTGATATTTCACCAACGATCACAAGAATACCATTCAATTCATGtgttggaaaaaaaaaatagcataaaaggGACGACGTCCAcgtgagaaaaaaaaaattgtaacgtataaaaaaaattatacaaagaGGGAAAAAATATTCtgtgaaaaatgaaaaaatgtgTGGAAGAATAAAGAGGATTGTGTGATTTTGATAGGGGTAGGGCTAGGTTGCACGTGGACCCTAGTGCATAATAGCAGTCATATAATTTTGTGAAGAAATTTTATGTTAGCACGAAAGATATATGCATGTCCACTGTCACAGGCAAAGTCACGGGACCAATAAAATGAAGAATCCAATTCAAGTCACTGACAGATTCGGGTTGTAAACGACAACAGCAACAtgttgtaattaaaattaaaatgaatgAATAGTGGGTGGTGCAGGTGCATGCAGGGTGCATGGCATGGCAATGGCCCTGCCCAACAAAAACTAACAGAACTGCGTTAATGTGCTCTTGTGAATTCCTCCTTCCTCCTTTTGTTTTCAGGCAGGAAACACCAAACGTCTGATAAAATAATGGCCCACAACTTCAAACCCGGAATTTATTAGCTCATGACATTTTGCAGACTCTACGTATTTAGTTAAGTGTATTG is a window encoding:
- the LOC130944489 gene encoding probable LRR receptor-like serine/threonine-protein kinase At4g36180; amino-acid sequence: MALTTATFLIFTAVAYFTTITITLTCAQQTRSTVTIAEIEALTAFKMNLRDPMGSLDGWDPSTPSAPCDWRGVLCYNHRVFDLRLPRLELGGQLTNSLSKLTQLRRLSLHSNNLNGPIPHSLSDCLLLRAVYLHNNSLSGHLPPPLLNLTNLQVLNLAHNLLSGTLIGDITDSLRYLDLSSNTFSGDIPANFSSKSQLQLINLSYNGFSGGIPVTIGALKKLEYLWLDSNNLHGTLPSALANCTNLVHVSAEKNAIGGLIPSTMGTMPKLQVLSLSTNNLSGSVPTSLLCGSSSLRIVKLGFNFLTGVSEPQSTKNCVINSVLEVFDIQQNHVVHAEFPSWLTSATSLKVLDLSGNSFSGTLPSDIGNLFMLEELRVANNSLHGEVPSGIVNCRFLRVLDLQGNRFSGSIPSFLAELDNLKMLSLAGNVFTGFIPASYGTLSALETLNLSNNNLTGTVPPEIMHLGNVSALNLSNNRFSSQVLPDIIGELKALEILNLSQCGFYGKVPATLGSLMKLTVLDLSKQNLSGELPIELFGLPSLQVVAFQENQLSGSVPEGFSSIVSLQYLNLTHNAFFGEIPPTYGFLDSLSVLSLSHNSISGSIPPEIGDCSQLQVLELHSNRLDGNIPDDISLLSHLKELNLGHNRLKGDIPNEISQCSALISLLLDDNQFTGHIPESLAKLSNLSSLDLSSNQLNGEIPVSLSQINGLKNLNLSNNELEGEIPQMLGSRFNDPSVFALNQNLCGKPLHRECANVRRRKRRRLIIFIGVAVAGLIILALCCCGYVYSLWRWRNKLRQGVTGEKKRSPTSTSTGERGRGSGENGGPKLVMFNNKITYAETLEATRNFDEENVLSRGRHGLVFKASYQDGMVLSIRRLTDGSINEATFRKEAESLGKVKHRNLTVLRGYYAGAPDVRLLVYDYMPNGNLGTLLQEASQQDGHVLNWPMRHLIALGIARGLSFLHSVPIVHGDVKPQNVLFDADFEAHLSEFGLERLTIAGAAAAEASSSSTPVGSLGYVSPEAALTGQATKEADVYSFGIVLLEILTGKKPVMFTQDEDIVKWVKKQLQRGQISELLEPGLLEIDPESSEWEEFLLGIKVALLCTSPDPLDRPSMPDIVFMLEGCRVGPDIPSSADPTTLPSPA